A segment of the Chryseobacterium scophthalmum genome:
TAGGAAATTCTGTAGATCTTAATCAGGCATTCAGAGATTTCACAGGACACGATCCGGATATCAAACCTTTATTAAGAAACAGAGGTTTTATTAAATAAATTCAAAAAGCATCCAAATTGGATGCTTTTTTTTATAATATCTAAAAATCTATTTATTATTGTGCCGACATAAGAATTTTAGCAATTTCCTGTTGGTTATATTTTTTCAGTAAAACTTTCCCTTGAGAATCTAATAATAAAAAATTCGGGTTAGAAGAGATTTCCAGTTTTTCCACATAAGTGCGGTCATTGTTTTTACTCTTCACGTTGATCCAGTTTTGCAAACCTTTTTCCTGTACAAAGCTCTGCCATTTTTTATCATCGGGCGTATTCAGATAAGAAACCGACTGGATATCTACACCAGAATTTTTAAGACTTGCTATATAAGTTGCAATTCCGGGCGTTTCTTCCTGACAATGCACACATTCCGGATCGTAAAACATGACGAAAGTATATTTCGATTTCGCATAAATATCAGAAAGGTTTACCATTGTTTTATCCAATTTTTGCATCTCGGTATTTGCAATAGTACTTCCTATTGGTACCGCTTCCAACGCAGAAAGTTTAGCGGCAATACTTTTGTAAAACGTTTCATTTTTATTGACGCACTTCATATCATTCAAATAAGTATTGAAGGTGTATTTGTAAGCATCGTTCATCCCTTTCTGACTGTAATATTCAAGATTTTTAAAAATCCATTTCAGATAAAACAGATAATTTTTAGAATCACAGTTTTGTCCTTTCAGAAGTCGATCTACACCGGTTTTATAGTTTTCGTTATCAATCGGAAGAATATTAATGTATTTAAACAAAAACTGATACGAGTTCGGAAGTATCTGAATTCTTCTTTCATTAAGATCTATATCTGCGAGAAAACTGGCCTGTAATTTTTTCCTTTCTTCTAAATTTTCCGGAAGTTTTATATTTCTTTTTTCTTCTAGTTTGGTGTAAAGATCAAGCGTAGGACTTGGATATTTTTTTTGAACAGCTTTTAAAAGCTCTAATTTTTTCTCAATGTTTCCCGATTGTCTTTCATAAGTAAGAAAACCAATATTAGGTTCTTGTTCAGGCATAAGTCCTAAAAGTTCACTTCCTTCAAGATTAAATGATATTTTCGCACCATTGTTGACCAAAATATTTAAAGCAGATTTATTAGATTTCAGTTCCAATTTATAGATTCCTCCTAAAATTTTCTGTTTCTGAACAAATTTTGCAATTGGAGTTTTTTCACTGATTTTTGCAGAATCTACCGCATAAGAATCTGAAACCGTTCCGTTAAATATTTTAAGATACATTACATCTTTCGCAATACCTTTGGTTTTGATGCTGATTTCATAACCATTTTGCGCCGAGAATACATTGAAAAATCCGAAAAGTAAAAAGAAGATATTTTTTTTCATCGATAAAGTATTTACACTTGTAAAGTATCACAAAAATATTAATATCTCTCTAAGAACAAAATAAGTTTTATAAATTTCATCTTATTTTAATTATTATTTAATAATCTTCCTGCTTTTTAATGAATTAAATGAAAATTAAATTTCAAACCTACATTCCAAAACTTTTGCGACTTTTGTACATCAAAAAATAAAAGAATGAACTGTCCTTGCTGCTCAGGAAAACCATACGAAGAATGTTGCAAACCTTATCATACCGGAGAAAAAAATGCTCCAACTGCAGAAGTTTTGATGCGCTCAAGATTTTCTGCATTTGCCATTCCAAATGGAAAATATTTAATGGAAACAACTTCTCCCGGAAAAAGACAATTTCACAATACAAAAGATTTGCAGGAATGGGGAGAAATCAATGAATGGACAAAACTTGAAATTGTAAATAAACCTTCAATGAATAAAGTAGAATTCAAGGCATATTACACCGATGAAAACGGAGAAAAACAAATGCATCACGAATTATCTACATTCAAAATGATTCAAAACAGATGGTATTATGTGACTGGAGAATTTTTAGACTAATTTGTTGGTAAATCGCAAAGGCGCAAAGATTTTATCTAAGATAAACTGAAAACGTTTTTTTGTGATTAAACAAAAATGTCCGATTAAAAAATCGGACATTTATATTTTATTTTAAATATTTCTTAGTGAGCCTCGTTTCCGTCAATTCCATGAGCGTGACCGTGAGACAACTCCTCTTCTGTTGCAGGACGAGTGTTTAAAATTTCCACCTGGAAATCTAAAACTTTTCCAGCCATTGGATGGTTAAGATCTGCTACAACGACTTCCGGAGTAACTTCTACTACAAAAGCCTGGAAATTGTTTCCTTGGTTATCAGATAAAGGCAAAATAGCTCCGATTGGCGGAACTCCAGATTCTGCAAACATATCGATTGGCAATTGTGCGATAGCATCGTCTTGCTTCTCACCGTAAGCTTCTTCAGGCTGAATTACAAAAGCAGCAGTATCACCAGCTTTCAAACCGTGGATATTTTGCTCAAACTTTGGAATCATCATTCCCAAACCATATAAAAATGTAAGTGGATTTTCTGCAGTTGTTTCTTCTACAAGAGTTTTAGTTCCATCCTCTTCGATAGTGTGAAGAATATACTTTACAGCTACCACATGATTGTTTTCGATTGTCATATTTTTTCTTTTTTTCGTGAATTCCTATCACGATTAACGGCACAAATATACTGTTTTTGAAAGAATTGATTAAGAAATTACATGTAAAGAATAATCTTCAACATATTACTTCTTATTTTTTGATTCTTCCCTTTTTTTCTGTCTTAAAACATACAGATACAGACTTTCAACTTTTGCTCTTGCCCAGTCTGTTTTTCGTAAAAACTTCAATGACGAATTAATACTCGGATTATCTGTAAAGCATTTGATATTGATCTGTTTTCCTAATTCTTCAAAGCCCTGATAATATTCTACCAGTTCTTCAAGAATAGCATCAAGTCTTTTTCCGTGTAAAGGATCTTTTGATTTTTCTTCCATAACGCAGTAAAATTAAAATATTTTATCAGACTTATCTACTAAAATTGTTTAAACTCTTAATCTTTAGTATTTTTGATGAAGGTATTTCTTATCTATAAAAATTACTCATTCCGATAATCAACATGAGCAAAAATAACGAAGCTAACAGAAAAAAAAATAAAAAGAAAATCGACCAGAAAAAACGTAAAATACAAAATGCGGAAGCAGAAAGAAAAGCACGTTTAAAACAAATTCGAGAAGATTTTAAAGCACGAGAAGCCGATAATACATTATGAAAATCCTCCACACCGCCGATTGGCATTTGGGTAAACGTCTCGACCGTTTTTCTAGATTAGAAGAACAGGTTTTGGTGATGAACGAAATTGTTGACATCGCAGATCGTGAAAATGTTGATCTCGTTTTGGTTGCCGGAGATTTGTTTGACAATTTCAATCCGAGTGTTGAAGCGACGGAACTTTTTTATAAAACTTTAAAGCGTTTATCATTAAATGGAAAACGCCCTGTTATTGCTATTTCCGGGAATCACGATTCGCCAAGTTTGATTGATGCACCCGATCCTTTAGCGCGCGAATGCGGTATTATTTTAATCGGACATCCGAAAGCGACAATCAATCCATTTGAGCTTGAACATTTCAAAGTTTCAAAATCAGCAGAAGGTTTTATTGAATTGGAATTTAAAAATCAAAATTTCCCTGTCAGAATTTTGCATACTCCTTATGCAAATGAGGTTCGTTTAAAAGAATATTTTGGTGAAAATAAAGAAGAGGAACTCAACAGAGTTTTAGCCGAAAACTGGAAAAAAATTGCTGATGAATTTTGCAATCAAAATGGCATCAACCTTTTGATAACACATTTGTATATGAACAAAAAAGGCGCTCCGATTTTGGAAGAACCGGAAGGGGAAAAACCTATTAAAATAGGAAATGCAGACCTTGTTTTTTCAGATATTATTCCGCATCAGATTCAATATACAGCTTTAGGACATTTGCATGGTTTTAAAAATATAGGAACCGATGAAAAGCCTGTTGTCTATTCATCTTCGCCTTTATGTTACAGCTTCAGCGAAGCCGGACAAACAAAATACGTTTCCATTATTGAAGCTGAACCCAATAAAAATGTTTCATTTGAGAAAATTGCTTTACAAAACGGTAAAAAGCTCGTCAGAAAAACGTTTGATTCCATTGAAAATACAATTGAATGGCTGAAAGAAAATCCAAATACTTTAGTTGAATTGACCTTAGAAAGTGAAACTTTTTTAAAAGCCGAAGAAAGAAAACTCATCTATCAGTCTCATAACGGAATTGTACATCTCATTCCGAAAGTTAAAAATCAGGATTTTAATGAAAATCAATTAAGCGAAATCAACCTAAGCCAGGATATTCAGACGTTGTTCAACAATTATTTTAAATCTAAAAACGGCGGTCAGGAAGCCAATGAGGAACTCATTAATTTGTTTAACGAAATTGTTAGTTCTGATAAATAATATATTTTATTGAATCATTAAGTACATTTAAGAAGTTGAGAATAATTAAGTCTTTGCAAGCAAAGTGAAGATTTATGTCTTAAGAAATTTATTTCTCTTAAAAAGCTTAACTTCTTAAATCCATCTTAATGGTTCAAATTACAACCCTTTTAAGTTCTTAATTTATTATTATGATTCCAATTCAACTGACTTTAGAAGGTCTTTATTCTTATCAGGAACGTCAGAAAATCAATTTTGAAAATCTTACGGAAGCTGGTCTTTTCGGCATTTTCGGTTCGGTTGGTTCCGGGAAATCTTCTATTTTGGAAGCCATTTCGTTTGCGTTGTACGGCGAAACGGAACGTCTCAATTCCAGAGATAAACGTGCTTACAATATGATGAATTTGAAATCGAATAGATCTTACATTGAGTTTGATTTCATCAATTTTGAAAATAAAAAATTCCGTGCGACAAGAGAGTTTAAACGTAATTCTAAAAACTTTGAAGACGTAAAGACTCCGAGCGTCACTTTTTATGAATGGAAAAATGAAAACTGGATTCCTTTGGAACATTCTAATGCAGAAAAAATCATTGGTTTAAGCTATGCCAATTTTAAGCGGACTATTATTATTCCACAAGGTCAGTTTAAAGAATTTCTGGAATTAGGCGCAACAGACAGAACAAATATGATGAAGGAAATTTTCAGCCTTCAGCGTTTTGATTTGCAAAATAATGTTTCAGTTTTAAACTCTAAAAACAGATCGGAACTTGATCAGTTGGAAGGTCAATTGAAAGGTTTTGAAGAAGTTAACGAAGAGGAAATTTTAATTCAGAAAGACAATTTAAAAATTGAGCAACAAAAATTTGAAGATGCAAAAATTCAGTTTAAAAAAATTGAAGAAAAATATATTAAACTAAAAAGTCTAAAAGAGGATTTTGAAATTTTAAATCAGAAAAAATCTGAGTTTGAGAAACTGAATCAACAGAAAAAGGAAATCGATATTTTAGAAACAAAAACTGAAGTATTTGACAAAGTTTTCAGAATTTTCACACCATTAATTTCTGAAAAAAATAAGCTTCAGAAAGAAATTTCTGAAC
Coding sequences within it:
- a CDS encoding TlpA family protein disulfide reductase encodes the protein MKKNIFFLLFGFFNVFSAQNGYEISIKTKGIAKDVMYLKIFNGTVSDSYAVDSAKISEKTPIAKFVQKQKILGGIYKLELKSNKSALNILVNNGAKISFNLEGSELLGLMPEQEPNIGFLTYERQSGNIEKKLELLKAVQKKYPSPTLDLYTKLEEKRNIKLPENLEERKKLQASFLADIDLNERRIQILPNSYQFLFKYINILPIDNENYKTGVDRLLKGQNCDSKNYLFYLKWIFKNLEYYSQKGMNDAYKYTFNTYLNDMKCVNKNETFYKSIAAKLSALEAVPIGSTIANTEMQKLDKTMVNLSDIYAKSKYTFVMFYDPECVHCQEETPGIATYIASLKNSGVDIQSVSYLNTPDDKKWQSFVQEKGLQNWINVKSKNNDRTYVEKLEISSNPNFLLLDSQGKVLLKKYNQQEIAKILMSAQ
- a CDS encoding YchJ family protein translates to MNCPCCSGKPYEECCKPYHTGEKNAPTAEVLMRSRFSAFAIPNGKYLMETTSPGKRQFHNTKDLQEWGEINEWTKLEIVNKPSMNKVEFKAYYTDENGEKQMHHELSTFKMIQNRWYYVTGEFLD
- a CDS encoding FKBP-type peptidyl-prolyl cis-trans isomerase; the protein is MTIENNHVVAVKYILHTIEEDGTKTLVEETTAENPLTFLYGLGMMIPKFEQNIHGLKAGDTAAFVIQPEEAYGEKQDDAIAQLPIDMFAESGVPPIGAILPLSDNQGNNFQAFVVEVTPEVVVADLNHPMAGKVLDFQVEILNTRPATEEELSHGHAHGIDGNEAH
- a CDS encoding VF530 family DNA-binding protein, producing MEEKSKDPLHGKRLDAILEELVEYYQGFEELGKQINIKCFTDNPSINSSLKFLRKTDWARAKVESLYLYVLRQKKREESKNKK
- the sbcD gene encoding metallophosphoesterase family protein, giving the protein MKILHTADWHLGKRLDRFSRLEEQVLVMNEIVDIADRENVDLVLVAGDLFDNFNPSVEATELFYKTLKRLSLNGKRPVIAISGNHDSPSLIDAPDPLARECGIILIGHPKATINPFELEHFKVSKSAEGFIELEFKNQNFPVRILHTPYANEVRLKEYFGENKEEELNRVLAENWKKIADEFCNQNGINLLITHLYMNKKGAPILEEPEGEKPIKIGNADLVFSDIIPHQIQYTALGHLHGFKNIGTDEKPVVYSSSPLCYSFSEAGQTKYVSIIEAEPNKNVSFEKIALQNGKKLVRKTFDSIENTIEWLKENPNTLVELTLESETFLKAEERKLIYQSHNGIVHLIPKVKNQDFNENQLSEINLSQDIQTLFNNYFKSKNGGQEANEELINLFNEIVSSDK